The bacterium DNA window ACAATGTGTTACCTCTAAAAAAGTACCATTTAGAATCATCCCATTTTTGAACATTTTTGATATTATTATTTTCAATCCAACTATCGATTTTTTCTTTGATAGTATTGCCGTTTTGCTGATTTTTAATATCTTCTCTCTTGGGTTTTATATCTTTAATCTTACTAAGTATTTCCAGCGTCGTATAATACCTCCACATACCAGCAAGGCTTGAGCCGGGAATTTTAGGGACTCTGGTTATTGGGTCTCTTACAATTGTATTGTCCACTCTTCCTATTGTGAATCCTCCTGTTCCTATATAAACAGGATCCATTGTCAATGCAAAAATCTTATGTTCTTTTACTATACTTTCCATTTTAAACCTCCTTTAAGGCTTTGTGCCAGAATTCGTATATGTCTAAGAATTGTTTTATTTTTTCCTGTGAGATTTTATCTTTAATTTCTTCATGTGAAACATTGTTTATCTCAAACCATTTCTTGATAAATTCATTAATTTCTTGATTTTTGTGTGGTTCCAGAATGTTAATTATTGCAGAGGCTAAAAATAAAGGAGCATTGCCATCAAAGTTTTCAAGTTTATCATATAGCAAGCTTACTAAATTATTTAGCTTTGACTTGGCCGTTGATTTTAAGAAAACGTCTTTAAAGTTTAGGAATAAATCAAAAGATTTTTCAATGTCATAAGGTCTACTGTCTTTAAATTCCAGAATACGCTTGTAATTATTGGCATCATCGTAATAAATATCGTTCCTCCTTGTGTTTGTGTCCAAAAACTCAAAGTCAAATGTGTTTGGAATGTATTTGATTTTATTATCATCTGGAATTTCATCGATATTTTCAATCCAGTATTTTTTTGTTGCTTCAGGCTCTATATAAAACTCATAATCTTTTCCCCGAAAATCCCCGAAATAAAGAGAGTAATATTTGTATGGTTCATTACATTGTTCTTCTTTTTGCTCTTTTCCCCTTTTTTCATTATAAATATTTTTGAATTCTTTAGCTCCGATATCAATCCAGAGTTCATTTCTATCTTCTACATCTCTTCTTATTTTCCTTAATGCATTTATCCCTACATATAATGGTTTTTTATAATCCTGAATAACTACTCCAATGTGAAGTGGTAATTTTCCATAAACATATTTAAAATGTTCATCATAAAGTTCTTGAACATTTTTTATAAAATCAGGTACATATTCTGCTGGTATGATAAACTGCCAGCTTATAGGTGTTGGGTCTATGATGGACATATAGGGTTTATAAGTTTCTTTTTTTGCATTGTTTAATTGTAATTCTATACCGGTATCGGTTTCATTTTCATATTTCTTAAGTTTAAAACTACTGGTGGTCAGTTCTTTCAAATAAGAGATCAAATATACCTTTTTATCTTTTGCCCAGAATATTGCATTACCGTCAAAATATTCTCCATCTGAGATATTGATATTTTCCCAGTAAAGCCTATATCTTCTTTCGTCTGGAATTTTTGCTACACACAAAAATTTTTCTTCTATCTCTTCAAAAAATTCTTTTGTGCTTTCCCATATTCTTCTAAGTCTTGCTGGTGATGGATTTTTCCGGAGTAAAAATTGCAGTATTAGAGTTGATAGAAAACTTATATTGTTGGTGTCGTCGTCTTCGCTTAATAGATTCCATTTAATTTCTCTATTGTCAAAATCTACGTTTTTTCCAAGTTTATTTTTTATAAACTTTTCCCATTTATCACCAATTGAACGTTCAAGGAGAAGTGATTCAATTATCTTGTTTTGGTTAATCTTAAGCCCATGAAGAGCTTTATCTGTATATTTTTTTAAGACTGTATTCTCAACTTCTATATCCTGATTATTCTTACAAATATTTTTTAGTTCACTTACAAATTTATTAAAATCATCTTTCCAGTTTATACCAGTTTGCAAAACTAAAGTATTCAACAAATCTCCATTTAACCAATCCATCAACTCAAACTTCATCACAACAAGGGCTATTCTATCATTTTTGTCTTTTAACTCACTCATCCAGATAGTTTCACCACTTCTATTTTTAAGCCATTCTTCAACTCTCCCCTGTGTTTTCTCTTCATAGCAAGTTTTACAAATATTCTTATTCTCCTCCCTTTTATCACCTTCAAAAACCAGCCTCTGCTTGCAAACCTGACAAATTCCGATAGCATCATCACTATTCATTAATGCTTTTTTCTTACTCCAATCTGCTTTTAAAAAGTTTTCCCTTGCTTTTTCAAGAAGGTTTGTAAGGTTCATCAATCCCCTTGATGCTTTTGTAAGAAATATGGAAGGATAAAATTCATCTTTTGATTTTTCTTTGAAAATTTTTAATATCTCTTCCTTTATCCCATTTAAATCATTTCTCAAAATAGCTAAATCATTTTTATCATCTCCTAAATCTTCTCCAACTATAAAATAAATTCCAGTCTCATCTCTATAAACTTCATTGCCTACTGGATATTCATACTCTAAAAGCTTCTTTATTTCTTCATCTATCTCTCTTGATATGTCTCTGTACCATTTGATATGCGACGGTTTAAAGCCTTTTTCAGCAAGTCCAAGCTTATCATATTGAATTCCAAGGATACGCCATCTTATCGACGCAGGATTATTTAGATAATTTTGCACCGTTGAGTTTTCTAAAATCATATTTGCAAGGACTGCCTTAAACATTGAGGCAGTCATATAAGCCTGGTCCCAGAGGGTTACATCGTTAACTGGATATCTACTATCACTTAAGAGTTTTGAATACCAGGGCTTTACTTTTTCAAAAACAAACTTTCTTATTTCCTTCCAGTCTGGGCTTTGATAATAATTATTTCTTAGGAGAAAACAATCCAGGTCCCTAAAAAATTCCAGTCTGGCATCATCAAAATCCTTTTCATCTAATTCAAACTTAAAACTTCCAAAAGCATTAGAAAGCCATAAAGGGGGGGTTAATTGCTTAACAGGGTTTCCTTTGTCTATTCCTGAATTTATATTCTCACATCCCCGGAAGAAAACCTTTTCTACAAAATCCTTATTGCTATCCTTATTGCTATCCTTATTGCTTTCTCCCCCAAGCATTATATCTTTGATTTCTAAATCCGAAATTATATTTGCGATGTTTATTTTAAGATTATTAAAAAAATCTCTGAGTTTTTGTGAGACACTACTTATTTCATTGTCAAAGTGATTTTTATCAATATATTCTTTATAACTACTCCACTTAAATTGCTGTTGTAAATGTTGAAAATTTTTCCTCCACCAACGAAAGCCTATATGGGTTTTCCCAAGATTAAAAAGCAAAGCTCCTATCTCAGCTTTTAAAATTTCATTTCTATGTTCTTTTAAATTGTCTAATACTAACATTTCTTCCACCCCTTAATCTCGACTGTTTCATTAAAACAATAAATCCTGTTATTCTGGTCTACTTCAAACCTTCCCCAGCCAAGTTTAGTTTTAGCTCCAATGCCTTCATCAGATAATTTCTCGATTGCTTTACATAAATTCTCTAAATCACATTTTGCTTCACTTTTCAATTCCTCATCATTTTTCATAATTCCATCGAATGGAATATATAAAATCTGTAGAATCCCCTCTGTATTTTTGGGTACAACTTCGTAATGAATTGGATTAGTTCCGGCTCTTTTCCTTCTATCGTGGGGGTTTATAATTTCTAAGGAAAGTTTATCAAAATAGGTTGGATAAAATATTGCTCTTCCTTTATGTGTTTGAAATTCTATGGGTATATTTGATTGGGATCTTTTTATTTTTTGCGATATTTTATTATTTAATAGTTCTATGAGTTTGTTTTCATCATTTTCGTTATTAATTATATCAATGTCATCTCTTGAAACCTTTATCCCCAATTCAAAGAGCATGAACTCTAAAATTTTGCTTTTAAATTCTTCTGAATTTTTAGATTTTTCTCTCAAATATTCTTCAATTACCTTTATATTTTCAGAGCCGGCACCAAATATTCTGAGATAACTTTCTATAATCCCATTTCTTTTACTGATATCATTCTCTTCATTTAGTAATTTCTTAAAAGCTCCAGCTAAAGCCCCCTTCCAGGATGAACCCCTGACCATTGGAACTTTAAATACTTTTTCTTTCAATACTGGATTTTGAATGATGTAAAATTCGTCATCATCCTTTGAAAAATATGGAGCTATCAGTTTAAATTTAACCCACAGAGCAAAGGAGTAGTTGGGAAGGTTTTCTAAAAGATTTTTTATGTGATTTGAATCTGTAATAATGCCAGAAATTTGATGAATTTGTTTTAATTTTTCGTTATTTATTGAAAAAGTTTTAGAATCTGATGTTAAAATTTTTTCTTTTAAAAAAGCTAAAGGAAAATCTTTTGTGGTGTCAATAGATTTATGATTTTTTATGAAATTAAACAATTCTCCATTATCTTTTCCACTATTTAATTCTTCACGAAATATTGGGTCAATACTCAAAAAAGGAATTTCTTTTTTTAAAGATTCAATTTTATTGCTATCTAAAGTAGGTGGTTTCTCATCCTTTTTGAGGAAATCTTTCAGATTTGCTTTGGGCTTAAAAAGATATTTACAAAAAACTATATATTCATTTAAGCTATTTACATTATTTAAATCTTTTTCTATTATCTGCAATGCTTCATATGTTTTCCCATTACTCATCTTTTTTCTCCTAATACAAACTCAAAATCCCAACAATAGAAAGCAAGCCACATTCATAGGAACTATTGATTTTGTTTATATATGGTAAGATCTTAGAGCCTTGTGGTAAATCTTCATTTTGAATATTTCCAGTTTTGCCGAATACATAATGTCTATCTTTTCGATTATTTTCCCTTATCCTTAAATTGGCTTTTTCAAGGATTAAATCCTTTAACATTTCTTTTATGTTTGTATTTATTGATTCACAGTTCTTTCTCCAATATCGAATTTTAAATACCTTTTCTTTTAACAAATTTTTGTCCGGAATTTTTTCATAACTCTCAGTTATTGTTAAGGTTTTATTGATACCAAATTTTGAAAAATCAAATTTGTCTTTCTCCTCCCAATTACCATTTTGAGAATTAACACTTAAAACCTTCAACCTCCCGTACCCAATATTCCATCCACCACCCCAGTAGCCGTATTTATCCATAAAAGTCAACAAAGGAAGGAAAATAGAGTCTTTTATTTCATTATGAACTCTAAAAACTACTTCAATCTTACCCCAGAAATAAGGAATTTTAAAATAAAAAACTGAGAAATTATTATCTGATCTTTTAGGACAATCATTCTCTTCTTTCACCTCATCTTTATTATTTTTGTTAAAGCAAAATTTATGAGGGATTTTTAATCTGTTTCCGAAATAAAAATCTTCTATAAGTTTAATTTCATTTATCTCAATCAAACTTCTCCATCCCGTAGTGCCAAACACTATTGCTGGAATAGGAACGCCAAGCTCTTTTAATGCTTGAACCTGACCATTAAAATCTGTGCCTGATGTCAGTAATTTCTTTCTTATTTCATCATTCTTTATATCTTTCTCAAACCTCCCTTTTTCATTATTAAACTCTTCTTTCTTACAAATCCCGCCAAAATAACAAATCACCTCAAACCAGAACCTCAAACTCCCAATCAAAGAAGAAGGTCTTATCTCTGTATTATCCCTCCATGCATCGCCTGTCCAAAGGGGGGTGATGGTTTCAAAAGCCACTCTGATTTCACTTTTGCTCATTTTGCTCTCCTTCTTTGCCTTCTGTGTAAACTATGTTTTTAATTTCATCGCTCATGTTCATCCCGCAGGCGAAATAGAAATTAAGTTCATCAGTATGCATCTTCCAATTGTCTCCAGCTTCAAGAAAGTATCTTGAGGCTTCCTGAGCAATTATCTTTTTTCCTGTATCGAAAGCGTCGTATTCAATTAACTTATTAACGACTTCCGGAAGTAGTGCCTTTATGTCTTTTTCGTCCATCTTTAGACTTTTTAGTTTCTTCATAAAAGGCGGACTCGTGTGTTTACCGGACCTTTCGAAACGCTGTTTGTTGAGTAACATTTGAGTTAGAGCTCCCAGTAAAAAAATTGCCCGCTTTTCCGGAGTGTTTAACGATTTTCCATACTTTTCGAAGATTTGCTCAAATATTCCCGTTTCCATAGTCACCTCCTGGAAATCTAAAATTCCAAGTTCTTCAAAGAATTTAACACAAATAAAGGCATCTCTCGTTCTATCCAAATAATTTTTGTCTTGAACCAATTGCTCTCTTATGTTTTGCATGAAAAATTTCACAATAAATTTAAAGTTGATTTTCCTCCCTTTAAAAACAGAATCAACAATTTCCAAAAAGTATTTGTCAAGGTCAAAATTTTTCTTCTGTGTATCGGATTTTTTGAAGAATAATCTTAGTGTGTCAAATTTAAAGTCCGCTTTTGTAAAAAGGTTGTCAACTTGTTTTTTGGCTTTAAAAATCTTTTTTAACCTGGATGGGTAGACATCTTCAATGAGAAGTACGATTCGTTCGGCGCTTTGCTGGGTTTCGAGAAAGAGAAGGTTAAAAGTTACATTGTCCTCTTTTTGTGATAAGTAGGGGAGAATTTCTTTTTCATCAGAGGTGATTCTTTTAATCGTTTTATCTTTCAACGAAATGTCTTTT harbors:
- a CDS encoding CRISPR-associated protein Csx11, producing the protein MLVLDNLKEHRNEILKAEIGALLFNLGKTHIGFRWWRKNFQHLQQQFKWSSYKEYIDKNHFDNEISSVSQKLRDFFNNLKINIANIISDLEIKDIMLGGESNKDSNKDSNKDFVEKVFFRGCENINSGIDKGNPVKQLTPPLWLSNAFGSFKFELDEKDFDDARLEFFRDLDCFLLRNNYYQSPDWKEIRKFVFEKVKPWYSKLLSDSRYPVNDVTLWDQAYMTASMFKAVLANMILENSTVQNYLNNPASIRWRILGIQYDKLGLAEKGFKPSHIKWYRDISREIDEEIKKLLEYEYPVGNEVYRDETGIYFIVGEDLGDDKNDLAILRNDLNGIKEEILKIFKEKSKDEFYPSIFLTKASRGLMNLTNLLEKARENFLKADWSKKKALMNSDDAIGICQVCKQRLVFEGDKREENKNICKTCYEEKTQGRVEEWLKNRSGETIWMSELKDKNDRIALVVMKFELMDWLNGDLLNTLVLQTGINWKDDFNKFVSELKNICKNNQDIEVENTVLKKYTDKALHGLKINQNKIIESLLLERSIGDKWEKFIKNKLGKNVDFDNREIKWNLLSEDDDTNNISFLSTLILQFLLRKNPSPARLRRIWESTKEFFEEIEEKFLCVAKIPDERRYRLYWENINISDGEYFDGNAIFWAKDKKVYLISYLKELTTSSFKLKKYENETDTGIELQLNNAKKETYKPYMSIIDPTPISWQFIIPAEYVPDFIKNVQELYDEHFKYVYGKLPLHIGVVIQDYKKPLYVGINALRKIRRDVEDRNELWIDIGAKEFKNIYNEKRGKEQKEEQCNEPYKYYSLYFGDFRGKDYEFYIEPEATKKYWIENIDEIPDDNKIKYIPNTFDFEFLDTNTRRNDIYYDDANNYKRILEFKDSRPYDIEKSFDLFLNFKDVFLKSTAKSKLNNLVSLLYDKLENFDGNAPLFLASAIINILEPHKNQEINEFIKKWFEINNVSHEEIKDKISQEKIKQFLDIYEFWHKALKEV
- a CDS encoding RAMP superfamily CRISPR-associated protein; amino-acid sequence: MSNGKTYEALQIIEKDLNNVNSLNEYIVFCKYLFKPKANLKDFLKKDEKPPTLDSNKIESLKKEIPFLSIDPIFREELNSGKDNGELFNFIKNHKSIDTTKDFPLAFLKEKILTSDSKTFSINNEKLKQIHQISGIITDSNHIKNLLENLPNYSFALWVKFKLIAPYFSKDDDEFYIIQNPVLKEKVFKVPMVRGSSWKGALAGAFKKLLNEENDISKRNGIIESYLRIFGAGSENIKVIEEYLREKSKNSEEFKSKILEFMLFELGIKVSRDDIDIINNENDENKLIELLNNKISQKIKRSQSNIPIEFQTHKGRAIFYPTYFDKLSLEIINPHDRRKRAGTNPIHYEVVPKNTEGILQILYIPFDGIMKNDEELKSEAKCDLENLCKAIEKLSDEGIGAKTKLGWGRFEVDQNNRIYCFNETVEIKGWKKC
- a CDS encoding RAMP superfamily CRISPR-associated protein, which translates into the protein MSKSEIRVAFETITPLWTGDAWRDNTEIRPSSLIGSLRFWFEVICYFGGICKKEEFNNEKGRFEKDIKNDEIRKKLLTSGTDFNGQVQALKELGVPIPAIVFGTTGWRSLIEINEIKLIEDFYFGNRLKIPHKFCFNKNNKDEVKEENDCPKRSDNNFSVFYFKIPYFWGKIEVVFRVHNEIKDSIFLPLLTFMDKYGYWGGGWNIGYGRLKVLSVNSQNGNWEEKDKFDFSKFGINKTLTITESYEKIPDKNLLKEKVFKIRYWRKNCESINTNIKEMLKDLILEKANLRIRENNRKDRHYVFGKTGNIQNEDLPQGSKILPYINKINSSYECGLLSIVGILSLY
- a CDS encoding TIGR02556 family CRISPR-associated protein, whose protein sequence is MISAVAKIGRLIKEIEKHGKINIIYSETNKSTEQGYIFAIVVDSDEDYQFKELSVEQFDPEKISRYLYKEGESKGNRPAPIAPLTEPEKTFEKILRWLEKCAKLSELEEEERKIPEKMVKNLKEKEKLILSELDSKLKEVPKKAGKYLTVKIGNSYIGDIELFRKAHLKITLEKIKKSSAENKTCSICGEVKENVSARTYVYNFDTDDKPGFITWFDKNNFWKNFPVCQECRELLKKGREFIDSQLTFNFCGFRYQVIPNILKDDAEVFNEIVDILSHTRKDISLKDKTIKRITSDEKEILPYLSQKEDNVTFNLLFLETQQSAERIVLLIEDVYPSRLKKIFKAKKQVDNLFTKADFKFDTLRLFFKKSDTQKKNFDLDKYFLEIVDSVFKGRKINFKFIVKFFMQNIREQLVQDKNYLDRTRDAFICVKFFEELGILDFQEVTMETGIFEQIFEKYGKSLNTPEKRAIFLLGALTQMLLNKQRFERSGKHTSPPFMKKLKSLKMDEKDIKALLPEVVNKLIEYDAFDTGKKIIAQEASRYFLEAGDNWKMHTDELNFYFACGMNMSDEIKNIVYTEGKEGEQNEQK